The Pseudomonas alkylphenolica genomic sequence GTGCTCGGCTGCGGGCAGTTCTGTACCAATCCGGGGCTGGTCATCGGCCTGCGCTCCCCCGCGTTCAGCGCCTTCAGCGAGCAACTCGCGGGACAACTGGCCGAACACGCGGCGCAGACCATGCTCAATGCCGGCACCCTTGCCAGTTACACCAGGGGCGTGCAGGCACTGCTTGCACATCCGCGCATCACCCACCTGGCGGGCCGTGCGCAACAGGGCAACCAGGCCCAACCGCAGTTGTTCAAGGCGGATGCAAAGCTGCTGATCGAGGGTGATCCGCTGTTGCAGGAAGAGGTCTTCGGTCCGGCCACCGTGCTGGTCGAAGTGGCCGATGTCGGCGAGCTGCACCAGGCCCTGAACGGCCTGCATGGCCAGCTCACCGCGACACTGATCGGTGAAGCAACAGACCTGCAGGCCCATACCGAGCTGCTGCCGCTGCTGGAGCAGAAAGTCGGCCGCGTACTGTTCAACGGCTACCCGACCGGCGTCGAAGTCTGCGATGCGATGGTGCATGGCGGGCCGTATCCGGCGACATCGGATGCGCGTGGGACGTCGGTTGGCAGCCTGGCCATCGATCGTTTCCTGCGCCCGGTGTGCTACCAGAACTGCCCGGATGCGCTGTTGCCTGAAGCGTTGCAGGACGCCAATCCATTGGGCATTGCCCGCCTGGTGGACGGTCAGAGCAGCCGCCGCGCGTTGTAGGGTCTATGATTCTGGGTTGGGCTGGATTGGGCTGGGTTTCGAATGCGGGCTTATCCATTTGGTGTGGCGACGCTGCCGGCCCCTTCCGCCCTTACGGCGGCCTACTTTTTTCTTGGAAAAAGTAGGCAAAACCGCTCGCTCCTGCATCCGGCCCTACGCTGCGCTCCGGGTCCCTTCGCTCCGGCACCTTCCGGGACCACGCGGCCTACGACTTGCTTCGCCAAGTCTACGGCTCGCGTTCTTCGGCTACGCCGAAGGTGCTACGCACTGGCCCCTACAGGCACCTCCACTCAGCCTTCTGAAGTCGCAGTCCGCGGCGCCTGCACTTGCGTGCATGAAGAGCAAGAGCAAGGCTTTGAAGCGGGATTTTCCCGCGATGCGAGGTAACTGGCAGGTCGATATCGCGGGGCAAGCCCGCTCCCACCGGGAGACCAATTAACCCGGTGGGAGCGGGCTTGCCCCGCGATGACATCCTGGCTCCGCCAGAATCAGATTTCGAAGATACGTCAGCACAGGCGCCGCCCGTAACTTTGCAACTTCAGGAGGACACCGTAGCGAAGGGACCCGGAGCGCAGCGTAGGGCCGTATGCAGGAGCAGGCGGCTTTGCCTACTTTCCCCAAGAGGAAAGTAGGCCGCCGTAAAGGCGGAAGGGGCCGGCAGCCTCACCACACCGAATGGATAAGCTCGCATTCGAAGCCCAACCCAAAAATCATGCGCCCCAGGATTCCGTGAAGGTCCTTTCGTTATGCCAGCAACGCCTTGAGATCGTTGTACAAGGCTTCTGGAATCTCTACACCCTCTACCAGGCTGCGCGCCCGCGCGGCATAACGACGCTGTGAAGGCAACCGCGCGCCCTGCCCTTCGATGCTTTCGAACACCGTTTCAGCGCGAGCCAGATGCTGATCGGCAGCGTCACCGAGGAATCGTTTCGGGTCCAGGGCAATCAGCAATTCCCCATGATAGGGCGAAGATTTGCTGCCATCGGCATGGGCCAGCGACTCAGCACTGGTCAGATCGCCGATCAACGGCCCGGCAATCAACTCGACCATCGCCGCCAAGGCCGAGCCCTTGTGCCCACCGAAGGTCAGCATCGCACCACGGTCCAGTACCACGTTGGGATCAGTACTGGACTGGCCATGCTCGTCCACGCCCCAGCCTTCAGGGATCGCCTTGCCCGCGCGCCGATGCAGTTCAATGTCACCCCGAGCAATGGCGCTGGTGGCAAAGTCGAACACATAAGGATGCTTGCCCACCCGCGGCCAGCCGAACGCGATGGGGTTGGTGCCGAACACCGGCTGGTGGCCGCCGGCCGGAGCAACCCAGGCATGGCTCGGGGTAAACGCCAAGGCAACCAGGCCAGCCTCGGCCAGTTGCTCGATCTCGACCCACAAGGCAGAAAAGTGCACACAGCGATTGATCGCCAGGGCCGCGATGCCGTTGCTCCGTGCCTTGGCTTGCAGCAGCGGCAAGCCGGCCTGGAACGCCAGCTGCGAGAACCCGCCGGCGGCGTCCACACGCACGATCGAAGGTGCCTGATCAATCACCTCGGGGCGCGCGTCGGCTACCACCTTGCCGGCCTTAAGCGAGCTGACGCAACCCAGCACCCGGTACAGGCCATGGGATGCGCAACCGTCGCGCTCACCGGCAACAATGGTGTCGGTCACCGCCTGGGCGTGGTCAGCCGTGAAGCCATTGTGCAAGAGGATCGAATGGGCAAGCGTTCGCGCTTCGGACAGGGTCAGTTGGATCATGGTCATCTCCTTGAGCAGACTGTCCAGCCTGCCCGACCCCTGCCTTACCGGCTTGATCGCTTTAGCCCGTTGCGGTGACGAACTCGGCACAGCCTTTGGCCGGCGGGCCTGAAAGTGCTGCAAAGCATCCACCCTGTGGGAGCGGGCTTGCCCCGCGATACGATGTAGCTGAGACACCCAATCGCGGGGCAAGCCCGCTCCCACAGTGAACTAATCTTCGGCGTCGGGGAAGTTTCGACAACTCTTGCGTTCGGCCAGCTCTTTGTCGCTGGGACGCTGTTCGACGAACACTGCATGGCCGTCCTTGTAGATTTCCAGGTATCCCCACTCCAGGTCCTCTTCCCGTTGACCGGGCTGTGGCGGCGTACGCCACCAGGGTTCGCGGCTGATCAGCTCCATGGGCAAGGCTCTCGCTGAAAATGTCCTTTCACTATAGACAGCGGCTCGCCCCAACTCAGTGCAAACCCACTAGAATGGGCAACCTTCCCCATCCGGCAACCTCCATGGATATCGAGCTGGCCCGCACTTTCCTTGAAATCGTCCGCAGTGGCAGCCTGGTCTCCGCCGCCGAACGTCTGCACGTGACCCAGACGGCAATCACCGCGCGGGTGCAGAAGCTGGAGCAGCAACTGTCTTGCCAGCTGTTCATCCGCAGCCGCAGTGGCGCCAGCCTGACAGCCGACGGCGAAGCCTTCGTGGTATATGCCAATCAGCTGGTGCAAACCTGGGAAGCCGCCCGCCGCGACCTGCCGCTGCCCGAGGGTTGTCACCAGGTGCTGCACATCGGCGGTGAAGTGAGCCTGGGCAACCCGATGGTGCTCGACTGGGTCAGCGCCCTGCACCGCAGCATGCCCAGCCATGCCATCCGCAACGAAGTCAGCGATGGCGAGTCTTTACTGCGCAAACTGGAAATGGGTGTGCTCGATGCCGTGCTGGTCTACCAGCCCACCTATGGGCCGGGCCTGCAGGTCGAGCAGTTGATGGAAGAAAAGCTCATCCGCATCCGCCGCAAAGACAAACCCGAACCGTACATTTACATCGACTGGGGCCAGGCCTTTCGCCGCCAGCACGACGCTGCCCTGCCCGAGTGCGCCCGCCCTGCCCTGAGCTTCAACCTCGGCCCGCTGGCGTTGCAGTTCATCCTCGAAAACGGTGGCAGCGGCTACTTTCGCACCCGCGTGGTGCAGAGCTACCTGGACAGCGGGATTTTCGAACGCGTGCCGCAAGCGCCAGAGTTCACCTACCCGACCTACCTGGTACACGCCCGCGAGCGCGACACCGAAGCCCTGCAGCAGGCCTTCAGAATTCTGCGCCAGCTAGTGGCCGACGGTGACAGCGACTGGTCACAACGCTGGGACCCGGTCATCTGAGCGCGACGCGGCACTGAGCAGATGCCGCTTGAGCCCGGCGATCAGGTCGGTCTGGGTGATCACCCCGACCAGTTGCTGCCCCTCCAGCACCGGTAGGCAATGAAGCCCCTGCTCGCTGAGCAACGGAATCAACGCCACCGCAGGTTCGTCACTGCGCACGGTAATCACCGGCCGGCTCATGATCTGCTCGACCCGCACCTGGCGGCGCCGAAACAGCCCGCGCCAACTGAATCGCCCCTGAGCCATGGCGGCCCCGACCAGGTCGCTGAGGGTTACGATACCGACCAGTTGCCGCGCTTCATCGAGCACCGGCAACGCCTTCAAATGATGACTCGACAGCTGCTTCCAGGCCTGCTGCAAGGTGCTGTCAGGCGTTGCCTGCTGCACATCCCGCGACATTACCGAAGCAGCGGTAATGCCGCCGAGGCTACGCTGCAATGCATGCTGCTCGGTCGCCAGAATGATCCGTTCCAGTTCATCGCGAGTGATGTCGACAAACTCACCCAGTTCCTCCAGCGCCTGATCCAGGTCCGCGCCACTGACCCCGACCCGCTCACTGGGAATCACATCGGCAGTGTGGTGCAGATCCTTGCGCGGTGCGGCGGTCTTCGGATAGCGCACCCCGGTGAGGCGGTTATAGATCACCGCCACAGCCACCAGCACCAAAGCATTGAGCATGATCGGTTCAAACAGCTTGTCGCCCAGCGCCGTCAGCGACGAATCCGCCAGCACCACACTGACCGCCACCCCGCCACCCGGTGGGTGCAGGCAGCGCAGCATACACATCACCACCAATGCCAGGCCCAGTGCCAGCGCCGCCACCCACAACGCCGAACCGAACCAGTGATGCAGCACCAGCCCGACCAGCGTGGCACAGGCATAGCTGCCAACAAACGGCCAAGGCTGCGCCAGCGCCCCGGAATGCACGGCAAACAACAGCACCGCCGAAGCCGCCAACGGCCCGAGCAGGTGCAGCGCTACGCTACTGCCAAAGGCATAACTGCAGGCGACGCCAGCCAGAAACAGGCCAAGCAGTGCACCTACGCCTGCGCGTAGCCATTCTTTAGGAGGGATGTTCAGCGGGGCCGGCATCAGCCGGGTAAACCAGTTGTTCATACGGCGGGAAGACATGGGGAAATCAGCTACCTGGCAGTAAAAAAAGCCCGGCCAAAAGGGCTGGGCTGAGTATCGCGAGGGGCAATACCTAATGGGCTCCGTCCGTGGAGATGGAATTTTCTGGGCTTGCGGATGATGCGTTGGGGGGATTTTGACGGGGATGAATGCGGGGGTGGTAATTCAAAAAACTGAGGGGTGGGTGCAAAAATATTGAGGGATGCGTGGCGATTCACTCAGAAGGCGTGTTTGAGTCGTCAGTCGATTCAGCGGCCAGTTTCAACCGGTCAGCTTTGCTGATGTATTTAGGCTTGTTTTTCGGCGCCAGCTTGGCGCTGGCCTTTTTGGCGTGAGCCTTTAATAGCTGTTTGATTTTCTTTTGACGATTCATTCTTTTTACTCGGATGTTTACTGCTTGAATGGTATCAGTTCCAGCCTGGTTTTTAGCCGCTCAGGAACATAAACGGATCGATGCATCTGTCCTTCGAGCGCTTCTGGGCGACCCGGAGCATGCCTGACCCGCTGCAGTTCACAGCTTGTAGCCGATCTGCCGTAACAGGTTCTTGCGCCACAGGATGTCATCGTCGCCTTCAATGTCCTTGGCACAGAAGCCATCCACTACACCCAGGATTGCTCGTCCCTGTTCTGTCTCAGCGAGAATCACTTCAACTGGATTGGCGGTTGCACAAAAAATACGGCAGACCTCCGGAACCATTTTGAGGCTGTTCAACACATTCAGCGGATAGAAACCGTCGCCCAGGAAAATGATGAAGCTATGGCCGGCGGCGATGGCTTTGGCATTCTTCTGTGCAAGGTCAATCATTGCGCTATCGGTGCCAGACCAACGCACCAGACATTGGCCAGAGGCCTCACAAAAGGCCACGCCAAACTGGATGCCAGGCACGGTATTGACCAACGCTTCGTGGATGTCCTCGACGGACTTGATGAAGTGCGTCTGCCCCAAAATGAAGTTTGTCACATCCGGCTTATCGATTTTCAACGTGATGAGTTGCATTGCAAACGCCTCCTTTCACGATGTTGCTGCCAGCGCCTGGCAACAGATCAAGCATAGCTACTCATTTGTAATAGCTCCGCTCACCACCCGCTTGTGCAGTGATCTGTTACTGCCCACAGAAAACCTGCACAATTACCGGTTCGCCGAAAAGGACTTCTTCATGCAACGCATTGTAATTCTGGGCAACGCCGGCAGCGGCAAATCAACCCTGGCGCGCGCGTTGGGCAAGCGCCTGGAT encodes the following:
- a CDS encoding Ldh family oxidoreductase: MIQLTLSEARTLAHSILLHNGFTADHAQAVTDTIVAGERDGCASHGLYRVLGCVSSLKAGKVVADARPEVIDQAPSIVRVDAAGGFSQLAFQAGLPLLQAKARSNGIAALAINRCVHFSALWVEIEQLAEAGLVALAFTPSHAWVAPAGGHQPVFGTNPIAFGWPRVGKHPYVFDFATSAIARGDIELHRRAGKAIPEGWGVDEHGQSSTDPNVVLDRGAMLTFGGHKGSALAAMVELIAGPLIGDLTSAESLAHADGSKSSPYHGELLIALDPKRFLGDAADQHLARAETVFESIEGQGARLPSQRRYAARARSLVEGVEIPEALYNDLKALLA
- a CDS encoding LysR family transcriptional regulator — translated: MDIELARTFLEIVRSGSLVSAAERLHVTQTAITARVQKLEQQLSCQLFIRSRSGASLTADGEAFVVYANQLVQTWEAARRDLPLPEGCHQVLHIGGEVSLGNPMVLDWVSALHRSMPSHAIRNEVSDGESLLRKLEMGVLDAVLVYQPTYGPGLQVEQLMEEKLIRIRRKDKPEPYIYIDWGQAFRRQHDAALPECARPALSFNLGPLALQFILENGGSGYFRTRVVQSYLDSGIFERVPQAPEFTYPTYLVHARERDTEALQQAFRILRQLVADGDSDWSQRWDPVI
- a CDS encoding HPP family protein, which translates into the protein MSSRRMNNWFTRLMPAPLNIPPKEWLRAGVGALLGLFLAGVACSYAFGSSVALHLLGPLAASAVLLFAVHSGALAQPWPFVGSYACATLVGLVLHHWFGSALWVAALALGLALVVMCMLRCLHPPGGGVAVSVVLADSSLTALGDKLFEPIMLNALVLVAVAVIYNRLTGVRYPKTAAPRKDLHHTADVIPSERVGVSGADLDQALEELGEFVDITRDELERIILATEQHALQRSLGGITAASVMSRDVQQATPDSTLQQAWKQLSSHHLKALPVLDEARQLVGIVTLSDLVGAAMAQGRFSWRGLFRRRQVRVEQIMSRPVITVRSDEPAVALIPLLSEQGLHCLPVLEGQQLVGVITQTDLIAGLKRHLLSAASRSDDRVPAL
- a CDS encoding DUF2986 domain-containing protein; protein product: MNRQKKIKQLLKAHAKKASAKLAPKNKPKYISKADRLKLAAESTDDSNTPSE
- a CDS encoding adenosine-specific kinase, producing the protein MQLITLKIDKPDVTNFILGQTHFIKSVEDIHEALVNTVPGIQFGVAFCEASGQCLVRWSGTDSAMIDLAQKNAKAIAAGHSFIIFLGDGFYPLNVLNSLKMVPEVCRIFCATANPVEVILAETEQGRAILGVVDGFCAKDIEGDDDILWRKNLLRQIGYKL